Within Apium graveolens cultivar Ventura unplaced genomic scaffold, ASM990537v1 ctg9241, whole genome shotgun sequence, the genomic segment CAAATGTGGGAATGTGGGAAACAATTAGTGAAAAATTAAGAAACTGAGAGGCCGTCTTTTATGCTGGAAAATGAGAGGTAGACTTGAGAGAGAAGTCAGGGACTTCTAGTGCCTAAATATTGCTTTTGAAAAGTGAtatatgtgtgagaagtgatgagatcgcTTTTAAAATAATAAAGAGAATTAAAGGTCTTTCTGTTTCAGCTACATATTAGGATAAAGAATTTCCAAATCTAAAGTTGACTAAAAATTTAAGGGTATAGTATAAACATTTCTCTCATGATGATGATCTTGACAAGCATGCCACATCCTAGTGATATTGTGATAATATTGATGATGCTAATGATATTGCAGGTAATATAGATGAGATTCTTATTAGAAATTGTCCACATCATTTATGGGAGTGGCAGATAACTAGAATATAAGCAGCAAATAAACTCCATTAggtatgaggccttttgggaggtgcccaaaacaAATCGGTGCAGGCTCGGCCCAGAGTGAGAAATATCATACTAATATGGAGTTAGACCCTGCTCAGTaaaagcccaacaagtggtattagaTGCCTTTGAGGTTGGTAAACGGTCCAAAACAATCTCAGACGGAATCCCAGATAGGCCTAGGGAAAGGCAGATGGGCTAACCCATATGGGCTCAAGAAAAGGCAGGTGGAACTTCCAGTATGGGCCAAAGGGGGAGGCAGAAAGCTAAAAGAATTCCAGTATGGGTCAAGGGGGATCCAGATCACACAATCAGCAGGAAAAATCCGACAGGTGCTGGGCCGATATTTGAAGGGTGAGATTGTCAGGAGTTAtcccacatcatttgtgggaggggcagatgactacgaatataagcagccagataactgcattagtatgaggccttttgggaggtgcccaaaaacaaatccGTGCGGGCTCGCCTAGAGTGGACAATATCATATTAATGTGGACTTAGGCCTTCTCAGCAAAAGCCCAACAATTCTAAAATCTATGATCAAAGCCTCTAAAGCTTATATATTTCGATTCTCTCATCTTGCCTTGATGTTGAATTGAAGATATTAAGATAACATGAATGTACCAATTCTTGGAGATTATCGACAAAAAATATCTCTTATCAAGTTGCACATGTTCATGTTGTTGCTCTTAAAGCTACTACCAATATGCCATAAGTGGGATACTATAATGTCAGTGTTACAAGCAACGTTACATTAGTTAAAAAATTGTTATTCTATTGTTACCGCTCtcaattagtgttacaatagcgATAAAGCTAATGTTGAAGAAAACTGTAACACCAATACCGTGTATCACATTAGttactttttaattttaaaaatattgaaatgaatattatcataaaaattgtattacaattatattttatatatattaattaatcaTGCATGAAATGTATAAGATAATACATACGATAGTATAAAATCATCATCAAATTTTCTATCGGTGTTCCTCAATAGTATTTATGATAAATTATCTAACAATATCATTCATTAATTTAATATGACCAAACACATCAAAAATGTGTCCCACAAAAAGGTTTATGTTCATGTTCGTCGTAATTTCTTTATTATTATTCCGCACAACTTCTAAATATATTTTCAATAACTTCTCGTTGCCATCAAGTCAAAATAATTCATTATTGTGATAAAAAAGTAATGAACTCAAGTTTTAGTGTAACTAATTATTAGTAACAtctaaatcaattaattttaaatttataaaatcataaaatactAGTATTGTACTATTATGTATAATATACATCAGTTcacaaaaatatttataatattagaGTACCATTAATTCAAATCATACATAATTCGTAAAACATTCTAGCATATGCTTAAGTTTAACAATCTTTGGTAGAGCTTGAATAAAGTGATGACTTCAAGCCCCTTAATAACTTTCTCGAAGTTTTTACCGCGCAGACTTTTTTCTTCTTTTGTTGATCCTCTGATCTGCGGACATTCCAAATCCATGCTCGTTAAACACCTTGCTAACTATTTAACCTCTAACTCAATGTCCGGTACGTCCCGATTCAGTTTTTTCCTTCCAGCCCTGCAAGTTGTGAGTTCCCCTTCCGATTCTCAATTGCGTATGTGAAACAAGGAACCACAGCATTTCCTGGAAATTTCGAGGCTTAATCTGAAAGATGCATATGCCGCAGGATAGCCCATCTAGGAACAGTGTGTGACTGATGTGATTTGATGATAACAGTCACATCTCAGGATTCTTAGTTCGATATCAGCTTCATCTACTCCTTGCATCGCCAGATATGGTTCTGCATTGTCTATAATTTAGCGAGACATGTATGAGATTTATCCATGAATGAAAATGGAGATGTTTTTTTAAGACCTTGACATGTTGAAACTAATACATATGCCTTATTATATGAAATTTAGGGGTATAATAAATTGGAATTGACAGGATATGCTAGATTACAAAGattcaatttggatttttgaCTTTGACTTAATTTAGTAAAATCCATGGACATCATGGAAATTAAAACGTCTTTTAGAATATTAAGATATTATGATATATTGGGTCAAAAAAGAAAGATCTTAATATTTGACTAAAATTCTATATTATCCTTTAAACGTATTAAACATGTATGAAACTAATACATAATTGTGTATTTATATGAAATTTAGGGGTATAATAAAATTGAGATTGTGAGCATATATGTTTCAAAGATcgattttgattttgaatttattcaatgAAATCCATGGATGTTTAAAAATTAAAATGTCTTCTAAGATAGTAAGATATTAGGAGATATTAGGATATATTTAGTCAAAAAAGAATATGTGGGATTTGACTAAGATTGTAAGATACTATCTTAGGAGATATTTAGTCACAAAAGAAAGATATCCTCGATTAAAACGTCTTCTAAGATTAAAACGTCTTATAAGATTCTAACATATTAGGATATATTTATTGAGAGATATTCATATTTCAATGAgaacacttaattaataaataataaaatttaattccAGCCAGTCATACATATCTATGTATATTAATCCAATATATGATTTATATTCATTTTCCACAACTCTTTAATTCTATCCAAATTTTCATAAACCACAATCATCTCTTTTCTACTTGAACAACGATTGCCCACAACCATCCACTACCACATACAACCATGAACTTTAGCCACCAATATCATTACGTagataataaatttattttaaaaaataactaCATTCAAAGTTCAAATCATTGCATGACCACTTTTTCCATCCATTTCTTTCCACTCAATATCATGCCAATACCAAAAACTATATGTAAACCACCTGATTTAAGAATATTATCACAATCATACACACTTACTAAAATCAAACTGTCACAAATTCCAAATATTTAAATATCACAGGAACGACTACTTAGCGACCACTTTTCACCACGTATCCACCATCACAATAACCAGTGGCATCACTAACTACATACCATCACCATATCTAGATAATCAAATATAAGCCGGAATGACCATAAAAATCACAAAACTAGATAGAACTTGAAAGTAAATAATGTGTGCATAAAAGAAACCAAAGACATAAAAGCAACTtcaaagaaataaataatttatcgaTGAAACATGCAGTGCTGAATAACATAACATAATATATCTAAAAAATTGGTCATgcaatattaaattcgaatttcctatttatttaattaattaagtcacacttaattaataacaaataattcgaaatacttacattttatttaagtccgaatttaaattaaataatccttcaatcattctttgtgcgaccctttaggttattgttacgttggcaacaattttaaatctaatttcaaatcataaacaatgagcggcatctagtaatacatcattgttacccaagtattaattatttaatcagtgatcaattaaacctttcgtgaataatgtacaatgtaatataatccctttagccttatattatagatcaaactcgaggcatgcattgtgtcatcctccgttaacgttcaatccttctttccttgatcaatgagtaaactattaaacaaatcagtatttgagcacgaccatgcattttatagtcttactcaatcaagggccaataatatcactcctttaatacatgagggctaaatcccatctagatcattcatatttctcatacgattcataatgtacccaatctctacttttattattacccggtcaaggataactttcaatagtatcaaagtatattaattctcgtatagaaatataatgatttcaagtcaaaagaccaatacatcattattactgtgagattaacttatgacactataaacatgtagtacctcacaacgggtcaatccagcaccatatATAATATGTGTactaaaattaataataatgatATTACAAAGGAAAAATGGGTAATTTTATATCTATATCTTATATTCTTATACTTTATATCATTAAGGAATTGTGCTATTAACTAGGATAATTGATCCTAATTTATCTCTCACTTATTTTGATCCTAAACTTGCGGGACACTACTATAACCAACTACAATAATCGAGACTTTTTATTCAATAACATAAACTCAAATAAATATGTGTAGATTAAGCCCAAGCCCAACATAACTCCCCTTTAATCTAAACATTCTCCAGCTTTCTGACACCAAGCAACTGACGCATCTTCTCAAACTTGGATATTGCCAATGCCTTCGTTAGGATGTCAGTTCGTTGTTCATTCGTGCGGACATGTCTTATAATTATCAATCCTTGTTCAACACAATCACGGATGAAGTGATAGCGCAAGTCAATATGCTTGCTTCGTCCATAGAAAACTGGATTACGTGCCAAGTCCACAGCTGACCTATTATCAATGTACAATGTGACAGGAGCAACCTTGATGCCCATGATATGACTCAGTACCCGCTGCAACCAAATCGCCTGGCAGGCAGCCGCCGTAGCCGCCATAAACTCAGCCTCACACGAAGAGAGTGCAACACACCGTTGTTTTTGTGACACCCAAGTAATTAAATTCTCATCAAGATAGAAAGCCATTCCTCCCGTACTCTTTCGGTCATCCATACTCCCTCCTAAGTCACTATCCGAAAAACCCGAAAGTATAT encodes:
- the LOC141705699 gene encoding secreted RxLR effector protein 161-like, with the translated sequence MAECNSVRYPMEHKIQLHADSSGEVVNPTQFKSIIGGLRYLVNTRPDIAYSIGIVSRFMERPTQLHMNAVKRICRYLKGTLQYGLIYTKGQGNYILSGFSDSDLGGSMDDRKSTGGMAFYLDENLITWVSQKQRCVALSSCEAEFMAATAAACQAIWLQRVLSHIMGIKVAPVTLYIDNRSAVDLARNPVFYGRSKHIDLRYHFIRDCVEQGLIIIRHVRTNEQRTDILTKALAISKFEKMRQLLGVRKLENV